From the genome of Paraburkholderia flava, one region includes:
- a CDS encoding NAD(P)/FAD-dependent oxidoreductase, with translation MSEALHYDVAIAGGGLVGASAALALARRGLRVGLFERRFCGAQASGVNYGGVRCQGRPAEQLPLALRARRVWDRLPELIGIDGEFVVSGHLRLARSEADLAALEAYAVLAREHGLDLQLITGAAFRQRYPWLGEAALAGSLCATDGHANPRLVSPAFARAARAAGADVREQTPLIDVIHDGTRFQLRAGEHGELSASADWLINSSGAWANTIAERFGEAIPMQPIYPNMWVTEPLPPFITHNLGVYGGGIYARQVERGNCVIGGGRGHGDAEYGQPSTETTRAVMRDACALLPALRDALLIRTWSGVEGCTPDHNPVIAASRNVPRLLHAFGFSGGGFLLAPGVGEVLAEMVVDGASTTPLDAFAIDRFAAQAVPSDNLSRVT, from the coding sequence ATGAGTGAAGCCTTGCACTACGACGTCGCGATCGCGGGCGGCGGGCTCGTCGGCGCATCGGCGGCGCTGGCACTCGCGCGGCGGGGCTTGCGCGTCGGATTGTTCGAGCGACGCTTCTGCGGCGCGCAGGCGAGCGGCGTGAACTACGGCGGCGTGCGCTGCCAGGGACGCCCCGCCGAACAACTACCGCTCGCGCTGCGTGCACGCCGCGTGTGGGACCGGTTGCCGGAACTGATCGGCATCGACGGGGAATTCGTCGTGTCGGGTCATTTGCGACTTGCGCGTAGCGAAGCCGATCTTGCCGCGCTCGAAGCGTATGCCGTTCTCGCACGCGAGCATGGTCTCGATCTGCAGTTGATTACCGGCGCCGCGTTCCGGCAGCGTTATCCGTGGCTCGGCGAAGCGGCGCTCGCGGGTTCGCTATGCGCAACCGATGGCCACGCGAATCCGCGTCTCGTGTCGCCCGCATTCGCACGTGCGGCTCGCGCAGCGGGTGCCGACGTGCGCGAACAGACACCGCTCATCGACGTCATTCACGACGGCACACGCTTCCAGCTGCGCGCAGGCGAACACGGCGAGCTGAGCGCAAGCGCCGACTGGTTGATCAATTCGTCGGGCGCGTGGGCGAACACCATCGCGGAACGCTTCGGCGAAGCGATCCCGATGCAACCGATCTACCCGAACATGTGGGTCACCGAGCCGTTGCCGCCGTTCATCACGCACAACCTCGGCGTCTATGGCGGCGGCATTTACGCACGCCAGGTCGAGCGCGGTAACTGCGTGATCGGCGGCGGACGCGGACATGGCGACGCCGAGTACGGCCAGCCGTCGACCGAGACGACGCGCGCGGTGATGCGCGACGCGTGCGCGCTGCTGCCCGCACTGCGCGACGCATTGTTGATTCGTACGTGGAGCGGTGTCGAAGGCTGCACGCCCGATCACAACCCGGTGATCGCCGCGAGCCGCAACGTGCCACGTCTGCTTCACGCATTCGGTTTTTCCGGCGGCGGGTTTCTGCTCGCGCCGGGCGTCGGCGAAGTGCTCGCCGAAATGGTCGTCGACGGTGCAAGTACCACGCCGCTCGACGCATTCGCGATCGATCGTTTTGCAGCGCAGGCTGTTCCGTCAGACAACCTTTCCCGCGTTACTTGA
- a CDS encoding ABC transporter substrate-binding protein codes for MKLSRTIAAAAALCLMGATASAWSQSKTIYIGMNGGPMEKAYTSQILPDFEKANNVKVVVVPGTSSDVLAKLLANRNSPQIHVAFLDDGVMARAVSMGVCEKLDDSPVLKELYPFARMKGDVGAGVQLGMTGIAYNKKLFAEKGWAPPTSWMDFADPKYKGKVVFQSASSSTFGLHGFLAINRLLGGSEQNVEPGFTKWATTVGPNVVEYIPNSAKISEMVQTGEAGLFPLTPTAVGDLQDKGIPVAYVNPKEGPVLLLVDVCVVKNNPDPQLAQKLAQFLLSAPAQTKAADSSRQIPTNRNAKMPAAMQQSLGDLDALVRKVTVVDWDVINAHRAQWDTRWNRQIER; via the coding sequence ATGAAACTGTCCAGAACGATCGCGGCCGCCGCCGCGCTGTGCCTGATGGGCGCTACCGCGTCCGCCTGGTCGCAGAGTAAGACCATTTACATCGGCATGAACGGCGGCCCGATGGAAAAGGCCTACACGAGCCAGATTCTGCCCGACTTCGAAAAGGCCAATAACGTGAAGGTCGTCGTCGTGCCGGGCACGTCGTCGGACGTGCTCGCGAAGCTGCTTGCGAATCGCAACAGCCCGCAGATTCACGTCGCGTTTCTCGATGACGGCGTGATGGCACGCGCGGTCAGCATGGGCGTGTGCGAGAAGCTCGACGACTCGCCGGTGCTCAAGGAGTTGTACCCGTTCGCACGGATGAAGGGCGACGTCGGCGCCGGCGTGCAGCTCGGCATGACCGGCATCGCGTACAACAAGAAACTGTTCGCGGAAAAAGGCTGGGCGCCGCCGACGTCATGGATGGACTTCGCCGATCCGAAGTACAAGGGCAAGGTGGTGTTTCAGTCGGCATCGAGCAGCACGTTCGGTCTGCACGGCTTTCTCGCGATCAACCGGTTGCTCGGCGGTAGCGAACAGAACGTCGAACCCGGCTTCACGAAATGGGCGACCACGGTCGGCCCGAACGTCGTCGAATACATTCCGAACTCGGCGAAGATTTCGGAGATGGTGCAGACCGGCGAAGCGGGCCTCTTTCCGCTCACGCCGACAGCGGTCGGCGACTTGCAGGACAAGGGCATTCCGGTCGCTTACGTGAATCCGAAGGAAGGGCCGGTGCTGCTGCTCGTCGACGTATGCGTCGTGAAAAACAATCCCGACCCGCAGCTGGCGCAGAAGCTCGCGCAGTTCCTGCTGTCCGCACCCGCGCAGACGAAGGCCGCCGACAGCAGCAGGCAGATTCCGACCAACCGCAACGCGAAGATGCCGGCAGCGATGCAGCAGAGCCTCGGCGACCTCGACGCGCTCGTGCGCAAGGTCACCGTGGTCGACTGGGACGTGATCAACGCGCACCGCGCGCAGTGGGACACGCGGTGGAACCGGCAGATCGAGCGTTAA